In Aspergillus luchuensis IFO 4308 DNA, chromosome 1, nearly complete sequence, the following are encoded in one genomic region:
- a CDS encoding uncharacterized protein (COG:S;~EggNog:ENOG410Q1TI), which translates to MLSPSSLALPRQAPPVRPSRSLEGLEQVVPPRVPVPPARPALRHIDKPLPELPPKPLPETPSMDEGSTAWSDDSSTISSFYDDSRRFSADSSESYPVFVRSGSDDLSELVDHPPTTGPIDPYQHDDHHHHHNDHSKSAPFAITTTFLHDDHSDRAQPWVANRAGPNHYFREKKWDFFPELATPSALPTSPRFPTHPRKKNGSKLNLTVFDFAKGRNRWNSSDRSGRALAQDVRNSIRSYVQRRLSKNSLERNESNRSSPPTAGSVDPVRTPTPSSKITTTTDEYYHPGSPRSPLSPVDVSPSNKRLSRMSTRSTMGARGPHPRPQASPRKKQLAVPMSPYQKYGAAIWEKPGREKRISYRQSPNVRFPRYRKRRSSKKGFVSSATPPLTPPARSQLQQNTRDCVRAIQDGTHHILDALDGARKKMIGVRGDRRHTELKSQIRLVGPVSPYNNNYGQTDPWI; encoded by the coding sequence ATGCTTTCTCCGTCCTCGTTGGCACTTCCTCGACAGGCCCCTCCAGTGAGGCCCTCTCGGTCCTTGGAGGGACTAGAGCAAGTCGTTCCTCCTCGAGTGCCAGTGCCCCCTGCTCGCCCGGCACTACGACATATTGATAAGCCGCTCCCTGAGCTGCCTCCCAAGCCACTACCTGAGACCCCATCGATGGATGAGGGCTCCACTGCATGGAGTGATGACAGTAGTACCATCTCCAGCTTCTACGATGACAGCCGACGCTTTTCGGCGGATTCGTCCGAGAGTTACCCTGTTTTTGTCCGCTCTGGTTCGGACGATCTGTCCGAGCTTGTCGATCATCCACCCACTACCGGGCCCATCGACCCGTACCAACATGacgaccatcaccatcaccacaatGACCATTCAAAGTCCGCACCCTTCGCCATCACCACTACTTTCCTCCACGATGACCATTCCGACCGAGCCCAACCCTGGGTCGCTAACCGGGCTGGCCCCAACCATTACTTCCGGGAGAAGAAATGGGACTTTTTCCCTGAGCTGGCTACTCCGTCGGCTCTCCCGACATCCCCGCGTTTTCCCACTCACCCCCGCAAAAAGAACGGCAGTAAACTGAACCTCACCGTGTTCGACTTCGCCAAAGGCCGCAACCGTTGGAACTCATCCGATCGAAGTGGACGCGCCCTCGCTCAGGACGTGCGCAATTCCATTCGCTCCTATGTGCAACGGCGCTTGTCGAAAAATTCCCTGGAACGAAACGAGAGTAATCGGTCCTCACCCCCCACAGCAGGTTCAGTGGATCCTGTGCGCACCCCCACGCCATCGAGCAAGATCACCACAACAACCGACGAATATTATCATCCTGGAAGTCCAAGGTCTCCTCTGAGCCCAGTGGATGTCTCGCCCTCGAATAAACGCCTATCGCGCATGTCCACCCGCTCAACCATGGGTGCGCGCGGCCCGCACCCGCGGCCTCAGGCGTCCCCacggaagaagcagctggcagTGCCGATGTCGCCGTATCAGAAGTACGGTGCTGCGATCTGGGAGAAGCCAGGTCGCGAGAAGCGCATCAGTTACCGACAGAGCCCTAATGTTCGGTTTCCTCGCTATCGGAAACGACGCTCGTCAAAGAAGGGCTTTGTGTCCTCCGCAACGCCACCCCTGACGCCACCCGCCCGGTCTCAACTCCAGCAGAACACTCGGGACTGCGTCCGAGCCATTCAAGACGGCACTCATCATATCCTCGACGCCCTTGATGGTgcgcggaagaagatgatcggAGTGCGAGGCGATCGACGGCACACAGAGCTGAAATCACAGATCCGACTAGTTGGACCAGTCAGTCCATACAATAACAATTACGGACAGACCGATCCATGGATTTAG
- a CDS encoding uncharacterized protein (TransMembrane:1 (o79-97i)) — protein MNGRTSQTELDELHMATLPDGSHHIHPLLSFLSLASFSSSYLLPSSCNDYCFYYSQTYLPLNSILSSPFSLPLLLPSSLLRSSSFLSFFFPLVLFLLNHGPGGFFISTLPDKDTGYRLTDLHG, from the coding sequence ATGAACGGCCGGACCAGCCAGACGGAGCTTGACGAGCTGCATATGGCGACCCTCCCTGATGGATCCCATCACATCCATCCGCTGCTGAGTTTCTTGTCGTTGGCCTCgttctcctcttcttacCTTCTTCCGTCTTCCTGTAATGATTattgtttttattattctcaaACCTATCTCCCTTTAAACTCCATCCTATCGTCgcccttttctctccctcttcttctcccttcctcccttcttcgttcatcctcattcctttcttttttctttcccctcgtTCTCTTCTTGCTGAACCATGGTCCCGGCGGGTTCTTTATCTCTACACTGCCGGATAAAGACACTGGCTACAGGCTGACTGACTTGCACGGGTGA
- a CDS encoding NUDIX hydrolase (COG:L;~EggNog:ENOG410PKDX;~InterPro:IPR015797,IPR000086;~PFAM:PF00293;~go_function: GO:0016787 - hydrolase activity [Evidence IEA]) has product MRIPLLLHHHHHRILHRQLYSSSRIILPRTFSTQSHSYTSPNVADPTTMPPLNPTSQKAIARLRNYTPPPTTYTSVPLSRRAAVLVLLYADQKGDLRVVLTMRAATLSSYAGQAALPGGRADSLSETPIQTARREAKEEIGLPEHDEQLPRPFTVEHLCEFPANLARTELVVRPCVALLHSFDELTGENADPEVSLIPRLDAREVAAVFTAPFRNFLRCRDMEDWGDGDPMEWYKGAWTEWHQENWKMHQFFVPVRPKEVVKPKTRTEEQKEAVSQLEEQEKASQVIRYRVFGMTARMLVDVARVAYAEEPEFEHNSHFGDEAIIEKLRKMGRLSPIRRTGDQLTRRDMEMAAKLS; this is encoded by the exons ATGCgaattcctcttctcctccaccatcatcaccatcgtaTACTGCACCGCCAACTCTATTCTTCCTCACGGATCATTCTCCCTCGCACCTTCAGCACCCAAAGCCACTCTTACACCTCTCCCAACGTCGCAGATCCCACTACCATGCCCCCTTTAAACCCAACTTCACAG AAAGCCATCGCCCGATTAAGAAACTACACTCCCCCGCCAACAACTTATACCTCGGTTCCGTTGTCACGCCGCGCCGCAGTACTGGTGCTGCTGTATGCGGACCAGAAGGGGGACTTGAGGGTTGTATTAACGATGAGGGCAGCAACTTTGAGTTCTT ATGCTGGACAGGCTGCTTTACCGGGTG GCCGCGCCGACTCCCTATCAGAAACGCCCATCCAAACCGCCCGCCGCGAAGCCAAAGAGGAGATCGGCCTCCCCGAACACGACGAGCAGCTACCTCGGCCATTCACGGTCGAGCATCTCTGCGAGTTCCCAGCCAATTTAGCGCGAACGGAACTAGTCGTTCGACCATGTGTGGCGCTGCTGCATTCATTCGATGAGCTGACGGGCGAGAATGCCGATCCTGAGGTCTCGCTGATCCCGAGGCTGGATGCGCGCGAAGTCGCGGCGGTGTTTACGGCGCCGTTTCGCAATTTCTTGCGCTGTAGGGATATGGAGGATTGGGGTGATGGGGATCCGATGGAGTGGTATAAGGGGGCTTGGACGGAGTGGCATCAAGAGAATTGGAAGA TGCATCAATTCTTCGTCCCCGTCCGGCCTAAAGAAGTGGTTAAGCCGAAGACAAGGACGGAGGAACAGAAAGAAGCGGTTAGTCAgttggaggagcaggagaaggcctCGCAGGTTATTCGGTACCGGGTGTTTGGGATGACGGCGCGGATGTTGGTTGATGTGGCGCGGGTTGCGTATGCCGAAGAGCCGGAATTTGAGCACAATAGTCACTTTGGGGATGAGGCGATCATTGAGAAGTTAAGGAAGATGGGCCGGTTAAGTCCGATTCGGAGGACAGGGGATCAGTTGACTAGGCGGGatatggagatggcggctAAACTTAGTTGA
- a CDS encoding MRS7 family protein (COG:S;~EggNog:ENOG410PGFS;~InterPro:IPR011685,IPR033122;~PFAM:PF07766;~TransMembrane:1 (i208-228o);~go_function: GO:0043022 - ribosome binding [Evidence IEA]), giving the protein MSVTMRSASLVRGNAVLRPNLLARQRLSGALAASTAANLRFNGRGLPSQLSAIALLVPQQRGYATDPSTSSTSSSNSFPPPGFNAEQAKKPLPPDNVQPSKDVQRVAPSSGQSISSQIAAQNNGKSAELTTAKIADVDGKKEEKKETKKLTIGQKIKKEAQHYWDGTKLLATEVRISSRLALKMAAGYELSRREHRQLQRTVKDLGRLVPFSMFVIIPFAELLLPIALKLFPNMLPSTYEGQKAREKKALSLSSTRKEVSGFLKDTLKESGLPVTAATVKNEEFAEFFKKIRTTGESPTPDDVIKVCKIFKDDLTLDNLSRPQLVGICKYMNLNTFGTDAMLRYNIRHRMRQIKRDDRAIFHEGVDSLSVPELQMACASRGIRTHGVSPARLREDMSMWLDLRLKQGVPSTLLVLSNAYVYAQGGKEAEMSSQIEALQSVLSSIPEELFHEIELEVHNAEGAATNKQRLEVIREQQELIEEENEQNSENEEKGVSAPKDIEDIDDKEDVKYEAKYKTQAGEASEAVQEGEKAEEAQQSTQAKEEKK; this is encoded by the exons ATGTCCGTTACAATGAGGTCAGCTAGCCTTGTGCGCGGCAATGCAGTATTGCGGCCTAATTTGCTCG CACGGCAACGACTTTCCGGTGCCTTGGCTGCGTCGACGGCCGCAAACCTCCGATTCAACGGCAGAGGTCTGCCATCTCAACTGTCGGCAATCGCCCTTCTAGTCCCTCAGCAGCGCGGATATGCCACTGATCCGTcgacctcttccacctcttcctcaaacTCGTTCCCCCCTCCGGGCTTCAACGCAgagcaggccaagaagccCCTCCCCCCGGACAACGTGCAGCCTTCCAAAGATGTCCAGAGGGTCGCACCAAGCTCTGGACAGTCTATTTCGTCTCAAATCGCTGCACAGAACAATGGAAAGTCGGCTGAGTTGACAACGGCGAAGATCGCGGATGTTGAtggcaagaaggaggagaagaaggagacgaAGAAACTGACAATTGGacaaaagatcaagaaggaagccCAGCACTACTGGGATGGTACTAAGCTTCTTGCTACGGAAGTCAGAATTAGTTCTAGATTGGCATTGAAGATGGCTGCTGGCTATGAACTCAGTCGCAGAGAGCACCGTCAG CTCCAAAGAACCGTCAAGGATCTGGGTCGCCTTGTGCCTTTCTCCATGTTTGTTATCATTCCCTTTGCGGAACTGCTGCTTCCCATTGCCCTGAAGCTGTTCCCGAACATGCTGCCTAGCACCTACGAGGGCCAGAAGGCGCGCGAGAAGAAGGCGCTAAGCCTGAGCTCCACACGTAAGGAGGTTTCGGGTTTCCTGAAGGACACACTGAAGGAGTCTGGTCTCCCGGTCACTGCTGCGACCGTCAAGAATGAAGAGTTTGCGGAGTTTTTCAAGAAGATCCGTACCACGGGAGAATCGCCCACTCCCGACGATGTGATCAAGGTGTGCAAGATTTTCAAGGATGACCTGACTCTCGACAACCTGTCTCGGCCTCAGCTGGTGGGTATCTGCAAGTACATGAACCTCAACACCTTTGGAACGGACGCCATGCTCCGCTACAACATCCGCCACCGTATGCGCCAGATCAAGCGTGACGACCGCGCTATCTTCCACGAAGGTGTGGACTCTCTGTCTGTCCCTGAACTGCAGATGGCATGCGCCTCCCGTGGTATCCGCACGCACGGTGTGTCTCCCGCTCGCCTGCGCGAGGACATGTCGATGTGGCTGGACCTGCGTCTTAAGCAGGGCGTCCCCTCCACCCTTCTTGTGCTGAGCAACGCATACGTCTACGCCCAGGGTGGTAAGGAAGCCGAGATGTCGTCCCAGATCGAGGCTCTCCAGTCCGTCCTGTCCAGTATCCCCGAGGAGCTGTTCCACGAAATCGAGCTTGAGGTTCACAATGCCGAGGGCGCCGCCACCAACAAGCAGCGTCTGGAGGTCATCAGAGAGCAGCAAGAGCTGatcgaggaggagaacgAGCAGAACAGCGAgaacgaggagaagggcgTCTCTGCTCCTAAGGACATCGAGGATATCGATGACAAGGAAGACGTCAAGTACGAAGCCAAGTACAAGACGCAAGCGGGTGAGGCCAGCGAAGCCGTCCAGGAGGGCGAGAAAGCCGAGGAGGCACAACAGTCTACCCAGGctaaggaagagaagaaataa
- a CDS encoding glycerophosphocholine acyltransferase (BUSCO:EOG09263JCT;~COG:S;~EggNog:ENOG410PHFB;~InterPro:IPR021261;~PFAM:PF10998;~TransMembrane:8 (i167-184o190-207i214-236o242-261i273-292o324-345i386-407o413-432i)), translated as MEDGGSSDARKPESVASSSSPALHPTTAYDLSETEETLNSPDTFYSPPASPGRLSRNPSFSYHDDWETFPPLDQLTVFDLLDNLSLSQRLERLQRALNAQKDKVKRQREKLKHTSINAKERVVGEWKRRVPTADEQLDKYRRRMKDGVERLGKQWNATATVTLREKISFIAGVMNILVSGYLLGGFPEYFYIWFSVQLAYFMPIRYYRYHKKGYHYFLADLCYFVNVLCMLSLWVFPGSKRLFISTFCLVFGNNAVAIAMWRNSMVFHSMDKVVSLFIHIMPPVSLHCLVHMTSAETLRDRFPAIYEIKFSEPGSPNHFNLLEMMGWATVPYVIWQLTYHCFITVRRAEKIAAGRPTSFTWLRKSYAKTWIGKVVLSLPESLQAPAFMLIQYLYAILTMIPCPLWFWSRWASGLFLTGLFILSVHNGATYYIDVFGKRFQKELEELKKDVARWQSSPEGVSSPTLLSSDNAATVGAKGLEESASGGSDKVGIGQIPLLDAQSTGVESGQAADNSGIRERS; from the exons ATGGAAGACGGTGGTTCCTCTGATGCTAGGAAGCCAGAGTCAGTGGCTAGCAGTAGCTCGCCTGCTTTGCATCCCACCACGGCCTACGATCTCTCTGAAACGGAAGAGACGCTAAACTCGCCTGATACATTTTACTCGCCGCCTGCCTCACCTGGGCGTCTGTCGCGCAACCCGTCCTTTTCGTACCATGATGACTGGGAGACATTTCCGCCTCTAGACCAACTGACGGTGTTCGACCTGCTTGATAACCTCTCTCTGTCACAAAGGCTGGAAAGGCTGCAGCGAGCACTCAACGCGCAAAAGGACAAAGTCAAGAGACAACGCGAGAAGCTCAAGCACACTTCCATTAACGCGAAGGAACGTGTTGTGGGCGAATGGAAGAGACGGGTTCCAACAGCCGATGAGCAGTTAGACAAGTACCGCCGTCGCATGAAAGATGGCGTGGAACGCCTGGGGAAACAGTGGAACGCGACCGCTACTGTGACACTACGTGAGAAGATCTCTTTCATCGCTGGTGTTATGAACATCCTCGTGAGCGGCTACCTCCTTGGAGGGTTCCCTGAGTACTTCTACATCTGGTTCAGCGTGCAGCTGGCCTACTTCATGCCTATCAGATACTACCGGTATCACAAAAAGGGCTACCACTATTTCTTGGCTGATCTATGCTACTTTGTCAATGTGCTCTGTATGCTCAGCCTCTGGGTTTTCCCTGGCTCGAAGAGGCTGTTTATCAGCACCTTTTGCTTGGTATTCGGCAACAACGCCGTTGCGATTGCCATGTGGCGCAACTCGATGGTTTTCCACAGTATGGACAAGGTGGTCAG TCTGTTTATCCACATCATGCCACCCGTTTCCTTGCATTGTCTCGTCCATATGACGTCAGCGGAGACGCTGCGAGATCGATTCCCAGCGATCTACGAGATCAAGTTCAGTGAACCGGGTTCGCCCAATCATTTCAACCTCCTGgaaatgatgggatgggcaACAGTGCCTTACGTGATTTGGCAGCTGACGTACCACTGTTTTATCACTGTTCGTCGTGCCGAGAAGATTGCTGCAGGACGTCCGACCAGCTTCACTTGGCTCCGCAAGTCGTATGCCAAGACCTGGATCGGCAAAGTCGTCCTGAGCCTCCCCGAATCGCTCCAGGCTCCGGCTTTTATGCTGATTCAGTATTTGTACGCGATATTGACCATGATCCCCTGCCCTCTGTGGTTTTGGTCTCGGTGGGCGAGTGGTCTTTTCCTCACCGGTCTTTTCATTCTCAGCGTTCACAACGGCGCAACATACTATATTGACGTCTTCGGCAAGCGCTTCCAGAAGGAGTTggaagagctgaagaaggatgtcGCTCGTTGGCAATCGTCCCCGGAAGGGGTTTCCAGCCCGACGCTTCTGTCATCTGACAATGCTGCGACAGTCGGGGCCAAGGGTCTCGAGGAATCAGCCAGTGGCGGATCTGACAAAGTCGGCATTGGCCAGATCCCTCTTCTTGATGCGCAATCGACTGGTGTAGAGAGCGGCCAAGCTGCCGATAACTCTGGGATCCGGGAAAGGTCTTGA
- a CDS encoding DUF2841 domain-containing protein (COG:S;~EggNog:ENOG410PSMP;~InterPro:IPR021264;~PFAM:PF11001) translates to MTSPHQMLSYHDMTAQASHTDMQRASSAVNFRYTHFAMLCIDHNGDLRIEASPSIAGCEKAIFTDDVQDRFLKSVTTAWQPSLQSLHSNTLSHMSGDVTGKPMLLSSPSIGLQHTWYQPSLPRQTGLIPCEWQSLQNKRHRRSLRHELSGIGLDLDSASPTPSLRRTALRLGQTDLVRRYYEKAFEAFQQLNCRVIAKAFVKLVEPRKQVNHPYNGRRAAGGSSQKMDSELTKPKWWPTGVTHKEPDHLQKAERIRLLVHILCELKESRGITAEKLKDAGQDVRRQIQPESRLQVLDEIYYVRYMEELYMEGKISGDTMIYVSHVHLDEDFLFAELRDQTTNNSRELSLPIMNNKPDGPKATEGSKSPGDQSEVQAATNKSHTDMPVPSDERRLPPMEVNHQTKRSANQDYCYPPSPVSSPSISRKSSLESGLSTYSTDMAAPMLSGSEPSGGSCASRDIHPTEASCMPDYFGSQQMATSSAEESHQPGFWSLPPAHTALPYNGY, encoded by the exons ATGACAAGTCCG CATCAGATGTTATCATATCACGATATGACTGCTCAGGCGAGCCACACA GACATGCAACGTGCATCATCCGCAGTCAACTTCCGCTATACGCACTTCGCTATGCTTTGCATTGATCACAATGGGGACCTTCGCATAGAAGCGTCGCCGTCCATTGCAGGCTGCGAAAAGGCAATCTTCACAGACGACGTGCAGGACCGATTTCTGAAGTCGGTGACTACAGCATGGCAGCCCAGCCTGCAGAGTCTCCATTCCA ACACCTTGAGTCACATGAGCGGCGATGTCACGGGGAAGCCAATGCTTCTGTCCAGTCCTTCAATCGGCCTACAGCACACATGGTATCAGCCAAGCCTCCCACGACAGACCGGCCTCATTCCCTGTGAATGGCAGTCCTTGCAAAACAAGCGTCACAGGCGTAGCTTGAGACATGAACTCTCGGGCATCGGACTTGATTTGGATTCCGCTTCACCTACACCGTCGCTAAGGCGCACAGCACTTCGACTAGGGCAAACAGATCTTGTGCGACGATACTATGAGAAGGCATTCGAAGCTTTCCAACAGCTAAACTGCAGGGTTATCGCCAAAGCATTTGTGAAATTGGTGGAACCGCGCAAGCAGGTCAACCACCCATACAATGGACGACGGGCTGCCGGAGGATCATCACAGAAGATGGATTCTGAATTGACTAAGCCGAAATGGTGGCCTACAGGGGTGACACACAAAGAGCCCGACCATCTTCAAAAGGCCG AGAGAATCAGGCTGCTTGTTCATATTCTGTGTGAACTGAAGGAGAGTCGAGGAATCACCGctgagaagctcaaggatgCTGGACAAGACGTGCGGCGCCAGATTCAGCCCGAGAGCCGTCTACAAGTTCTTGATGAGATATACTACGTTCGTTATATGGAAGAATTGTACATGGAGGGCAAAATTA GCGGGGACACAATGATCTACGTTTCTCATGTCCATCTGGATGAGGACTTCTTGTTCGCTGAATTACGGGACCAGACAACTAACAACTCTCGTGAACTGTCACTTCCGATTATGAACAACAAGCCAGATGGCCCCAAAGCGACGGAGGGAAGCAAGAGTCCTGGGGACCAGAGTGAAGTGCAAGCCGCCACGAACAAATCGCACACTGACATGCCTGTACCTTCCGACGAGCGGCGCCTGCCACCAATGGAGGTGAATCACCAAACAAAACGCTCCGCCAATCAGGACTACTGCTACCCTCCTTCGCCGGTATCCAGCCCATCCATCAGTCGGAAGAGCTCCTTGGAAAGCGGCTTGTCTACATACTCAACAGACATGGCTGCACCGATGCTGTCAGGGAGTGAACCCAGCGGGGGGTCCTGTGCTTCTAGGGATATCCATCCCACCGAGGCTTCATGCATGCCGGATTATTTTGGTAGCCAGCAAATGGCCACTTCATCTGCTGAAGAAAGTCACCAGCCTGGATTTTGGAGCCTCCCACCGGCTCATACGGCACTCCCGTATAACGGATACTGA
- a CDS encoding glycosyl hydrolase family 79 C-terminal domain-containing protein (CAZy:GH79;~COG:S;~EggNog:ENOG410PJBK;~InterPro:IPR017853,IPR031728;~PFAM:PF16862;~SECRETED:SignalP(1-21)): protein MHHRPITLLSLLLGAAHSIAARPTSQDERSTSSSISLSASVPDDAALPVLHPFVSFSIEFAFFPDFAGNLSHPNLFSNHLLDNLAELQGAKPYIRVGGNTQDFALYDPNLRAATNATYITSISTDYPLILSFGPAFFESYFTWPGTKFIHGFNLGKNSSTDIELMLESVPVACKALEGGKLAYWELGNEPDLYKTSAQGIRRPANWTEQDYVNEWLNKTARIEKRLVEACPELADSKYIAPSFAGVTNSLNPVVTWEKGLDNSRNIALNSEHNYIGGATQPGVTLQNTLMNHTKTVESVAQQVNVSRILSNDNLTPGIPYILGETNSLYNQGAPGLSNSFGAALWGVDFNLYCASQNIRRTHMHQGSNYNYISWQPVGTNRTSIGTKAPYYGNAMVAAMLHGGDDVRIVNLPLAADTEAAYAAYMNDSLVRVAVINLVEFNYTSTDSIAEKVESRPSAKYTFQLPSSGSVYSDSVSVQRLMANGSNAITGITWDGWSYNYELAQGKPVRLQNVTIGEAISVGDDGVVEIEIPYSSAAILSL from the exons ATGCATCATCGTCCAATCACATTGCTCTCTCTCCTACTTGGAGCTGCACACAGCATTGCAGCTCGTCCGACCTCCCAAGATGAAAGGagcacctcatcatcaatcagtcTGAGTGCGTCAGTTCCGGATGATGCAGCTCTGCCGGTCTTGCATCcttttgtttccttctcTATTGAGTTTGCATTCTTTCCGGATTTTGCAG GAAACCTATCACATCCGAATCTCTTCTCAAATCACTTGCTAGACAATCTGGCCGAGTTGCAGGGCGCAAAGCCGTACATCCGTGTTGGAGGGAACACTCA AGACTTTGCCCTGTATGATCCGAACCTACGAGCAGCCACCAATGCCACCTACATTACCAGCATTTCGACGGATTACCCGCTGATTTTATCGTTTGGCCCCGCCTTCTTTGAGTCGTACTTCACCTGGCCGGGAACAAAGTTCATCCACGGTTTCAACCTGGGGAAAAATAGCTCGACAGATATAGAGCTCATGCTAGAATCCGTGCCGGTGGCGTGTAAGGCtctggagggagggaaactGGCGTATTGGGAACTGGGGAATGAGCCGGATTTGTACAAGACGTCCGCACAGGGCATCAGGAGACCGGCGAACTGGACGGAACAAGACTATGTGAATGAGTGGTTGAACAAGACAGCGCGGATCGAGAAGAGATTGGTCGAGGCGTGTCCGGAGCTCGCAGACTCAAAGTACATTGCGCCTTCATTCGCCGGGGTCACCAACAGCTTGAATCCCGTGGTGACGTGGGAGAAAGGCCTAGACAACAGCCGGAACATTGCCCTCAATTCCGAACACAA CTACATCGGTGGCGCCACTCAGCCGGGAGTAACACTGCAGAATACGCTAATGAACCATACTAAGACGGTGGAAAGCGTCGCACAACAGGTCAACGTCTCACGTATCTTGTCGAACGACAACCTGACCCCGGGCATCCCCTATATCCTGGGCGAGACCAACTCTTTGTACAACCAGGGCGCGCCTGGACTGTCCAATTCATTCGGGGCTGCACTTTGGGGGGTAGACTTCAACCTTTACTGCGCCTCGCAGAACATCCGCCGAACCCATATGCATCAGGGAAGTAATTACAATTACATCTCCTGGCAGCCAGTGGGAACGAATCGTACATCCATAGGCACGAAGGCGCCGTATTACGGCAATGCCATGGTGGCGGCCATGCTCCACGGCGGAGACGATGTCCGAATTGTCAATCTCCCGCTGGCCGCGGATACGGAAGCCGCATATGCCGCGTACATGAATGACTCTCTGGTCCGAGTGGCTGTCATCAACCTGGTGGAGTTCAACTACACCTCAACCGATTCGATAGCAGAGAAAGTGGAGAGCAGACCCAGCGCGAAGTATACGTTCCAGTTGCCTTCATCTGGATCGGTGTACTCCGACTCAGTTTCAGTGCAGCGGCTGATGGCGAACGGCAGCAACGCCATCACGGGGATCACCTGGGACGGCTGGTCTTACAATTACGAGCTGGCACAGGGTAAGCCAGTTCGATTGCAGAACGTAACGATTGGAGAGGCGATCTCGGTGGGCGACGATGGGGTCGTGGAGATCGAGATCCCCTACTCCAGCGCTGCAATCCTCAGTCTGTGA